CGGGATGATACGTGGATAGACGACGAAGAGTATGACGATGAATATGATGAAGAAGCCGACGGCGAACAGCGTGAATCCCGCCGGGCGCGTATTTTGCGCGGCGCGTTGGCGCGTCGTAAACGGTTAGCTGAAAAGTTCAGCAATCCGCGGGGGCGTCAGACCGATGCCGCGCTCTTTTCCGGCAAGCGGATGGATGATGACAATGGTATTCAGTATAGCGCGCGCGGCGTCGCTGCCGATCCCGACGATGTTCTGTTTTCGGGTAACCGGGCGACGCAGCCGGAATATGATGAATACGATCCCCTGCTAAACGGCCACTCTGTCGCTGAGCCTGTTGTCGCCGCTGCGGCCGCTACCGCAGCAGCCCAGACATGGGCCGCGTCCGCCGATCCCATACCGCAAGCGCCTTCTATGCCGGGCGTGGAGTCGGTTGTTGTCCAACCGACCGTGGAGTGGCAGCCCGTACCCGGGCCGCAAACCGGCGAACCGGTTATCGCGCCTGCGCCGGAAGGCTATCCGCCGCATGCTCAGCCCGGCCAACCGCAGTCGCAGTTTGAGCCGTGGCAGCAAGTTGCGCCCGTCGCCTCTGCGCCGCAATACGCCGCCGTACCGCCAGTGGCCGCACCAGCGTATACCTCTACTGCGCCGCAGGAAACGCAGCCGCAATGGCAGGCGCCAGTTGCCGAACAACCCTGGCAGCCAGAGCCGATTCACCAGCCGGAGCCTGTTTATCAGCCGGAGCCGGTAGCGGCTGCACCTTCTTACGTGCCGCCAGTCGCTGAACAACCTGTTATAACCGAACCTGAACCTGCTATAGAAGAGACCAAACCAGCCCGTCCTCCGCTTTACTATTTTGAAGAAGTGGAAGAAAAGCGTGCTCGTGAGCGTGAACAACTGGCGGCCTGGTATCAGCCGATTCCTGAGCCGGTTAAAGAGGCCGCACCGGTAAAAGCGGCTGCGTCGGTCAAACCTACGGTATCTGTCGCGCCATCCGTACCGCCAGTAGAAGCGGCTGCCGTTGCCGCGCCGCTTGCTGCAGGCATCAAGAGTGGCGTAGTGGCCGCAGGCACCGCCGCTACCCCTGCATTTGGCGTGGCTGCCGGCGGTGCGCCACGCCCGCAGGTGAAAGAGGGTATTGGTCCGCAACTGCCGCGTCCAAACCGCGTTCGCGTGCCAACTCGTCGGGAGCTGGCGTCGTATGGTATTAAACTGCCGTCGCAGCGAATGGCAGAAGAAAAAGCCCGCGAGGCGGAGCGCAATCAGTACGGGACTGGCGCGCAACTGACTGATGAAGAAATAGATGCTATGCATCAGGATGAGTTGGCACGTCAGTTTGCGCAGTCGCAGCAGCATCGTTATGGTGATACTTATCAGCACGATGTGCTGCAGGCAGAGGATGACGATGCTGCCGCGGAAGCTGAATTAGCCCGCCAGTTTGCCGCTTCGCAACAGCAGCGCTATTCCGGCGAGCAACCCGTTGGCGCGCAGCCGTTCTCACTGGATGATCTTGATTTCTCGCCTATGAAAGCACTGGTCGATGAAGGTCCGCACGAGCCGCTGTTTACGCCGAGCGTGATGCCGGAGTCAGCGTCTGTCCAGCAGCCACAGCCGCAATACCAGCAACCGCAGCAGCCAGTAGCGCCACAGCCGCAATATCAGCAACCGCAGCAGCCAGTAGCGCCACAGCCGCAATACCAGCAACAGCAACAACCGGTAGCGCCACAGCCGCAATACCAGCAACCGCAACAACCGGTAGCGCCGCAGCCGCAGTATCAGCAGCCGCACCAGCCGGTGCCGCAACCTGCGGCTCAGGATAGCCTGATCCATCCGTTGCTAATGCGTAATGGCGACAGTCGGCCATTGCAGCGTCCGACGACGCCGCTGCCCTCATTAGATCTCCTGACGCCGCCGCCGAGTGAAGTCGAACCGGTAGATACCTTTGCGCTGGAACAAATGGCGCGCCTGGTTGAAGCGCGTCTGGCAGACTTCCGTATCAAAGCCGATGTGGTGAATTATTCGCCAGGGCCGGTCATTACTCGCTTCGAGCTGAATCTGGCGCCGGGCGTTAAAGCCGCGCGTATTTCTAACCTTTCCCGCGATCTGGCACGTTCCCTGTCGACAGTGGCCGTACGTGTTGTGGAGGTTATTCCAGGTAAACCATACGTAGGACTGGAATTGCCGAACAAGAAACGGCAAACCGTTTATCTGCGCGAAGTACTGGATAACGCCAAATTCCGTGAGAATCCGTCACCGCTTACCGTCGTGCTGGGTAAGGATATTGCGGGCGATCCGGTGGTGGCGGATCTGGCGAAAATGCCCCATCTGCTGGTAGCCGGTACGACCGGTTCCGGTAAGTCGGTTGGGGTTAACGCCATGATCCTGAGTATGCTATATAAAGCGCAGCCGGAAGATGTTCGGTTTATCATGATCGACCCGAAAATGCTGGAACTCTCGGTCTATGAAGGCATTCCGCATCTATTGACCGAAGTCGTCACCGACATGAAAGATGCGGCTAACGCGCTGCGCTGGAGCGTTAATGAGATGGAGCGTCGCTATAAGTTGATGTCCGCGCTCGGCGTGCGTAATCTGGCAGGGTATAACGAGAAAATCGCCGAAGCGGCCCGAATGGGACGTCCGATTCCGGACCCCTACTGGAAGCCGGGCGACAGTATGGATGTTCAGCATCCGGTTCTGGAAAAACTGCCGTATATCGTGGTTCTGGTCGATGAATTTGCTGACCTGATGATGACCGTCGGTAAAAAAGTTGAAGAGCTGATCGCACGACTGGCGCAGAAAGCGCGTGCGGCAGGGATTCACCTGGTACTGGCGACGCAGCGTCCGTCGGTTGACGTTATTACGGGGCTGATTAAAGCCAATATTCCAACCCGTATTGCCTTTACCGTGT
The Salmonella bongori NCTC 12419 DNA segment above includes these coding regions:
- the ftsK gene encoding DNA translocase FtsK, translating into MSQEYTEDKDVTLTKLSSGRRLLEALLILIALFAVWLMAALLSFNPSDPSWSQTAWHEPIHNLGGTPGAWLADTLFFIFGVMAYTIPVIIVGCCWFAWRHQSTDDYIDYFAVSLRLIGVLALILTSCGLAAINADDIWYFASGGVIGSLLSTTLQPLLHSSGGTITLLCIWAAGLTLFTGWSWVSIAEKLGGWLLNILTFASNRTRRDDTWIDDEEYDDEYDEEADGEQRESRRARILRGALARRKRLAEKFSNPRGRQTDAALFSGKRMDDDNGIQYSARGVAADPDDVLFSGNRATQPEYDEYDPLLNGHSVAEPVVAAAAATAAAQTWAASADPIPQAPSMPGVESVVVQPTVEWQPVPGPQTGEPVIAPAPEGYPPHAQPGQPQSQFEPWQQVAPVASAPQYAAVPPVAAPAYTSTAPQETQPQWQAPVAEQPWQPEPIHQPEPVYQPEPVAAAPSYVPPVAEQPVITEPEPAIEETKPARPPLYYFEEVEEKRAREREQLAAWYQPIPEPVKEAAPVKAAASVKPTVSVAPSVPPVEAAAVAAPLAAGIKSGVVAAGTAATPAFGVAAGGAPRPQVKEGIGPQLPRPNRVRVPTRRELASYGIKLPSQRMAEEKAREAERNQYGTGAQLTDEEIDAMHQDELARQFAQSQQHRYGDTYQHDVLQAEDDDAAAEAELARQFAASQQQRYSGEQPVGAQPFSLDDLDFSPMKALVDEGPHEPLFTPSVMPESASVQQPQPQYQQPQQPVAPQPQYQQPQQPVAPQPQYQQQQQPVAPQPQYQQPQQPVAPQPQYQQPHQPVPQPAAQDSLIHPLLMRNGDSRPLQRPTTPLPSLDLLTPPPSEVEPVDTFALEQMARLVEARLADFRIKADVVNYSPGPVITRFELNLAPGVKAARISNLSRDLARSLSTVAVRVVEVIPGKPYVGLELPNKKRQTVYLREVLDNAKFRENPSPLTVVLGKDIAGDPVVADLAKMPHLLVAGTTGSGKSVGVNAMILSMLYKAQPEDVRFIMIDPKMLELSVYEGIPHLLTEVVTDMKDAANALRWSVNEMERRYKLMSALGVRNLAGYNEKIAEAARMGRPIPDPYWKPGDSMDVQHPVLEKLPYIVVLVDEFADLMMTVGKKVEELIARLAQKARAAGIHLVLATQRPSVDVITGLIKANIPTRIAFTVSSKIDSRTILDQGGAESLLGMGDMLYSGPNSTMPVRVHGAFVRDQEVHAVVQDWKARGRPQYVDGITSDSESEGGGGGFDGGEELDPLFDQAVNFVTQKRKASISGVQRQFRIGYNRAARIIEQMEAQGIVSAQGHNGNREVLAPPPFE